Genomic DNA from Coffea arabica cultivar ET-39 chromosome 7e, Coffea Arabica ET-39 HiFi, whole genome shotgun sequence:
aagtttttggaatgtgaaaaattttgtagaagtttttgtaagatgaaaaacttttttttccttttctttctttttctttttctctttctttttctttttctttttctttctttcctttttcttttctttcctctcctcctcttcttcttcttccttccccctcccccttccccgTTACCTCTCCTCTGCCTCCCACCTCCAGCACCTCCGCCAGCACCACCTCtgttcttctcttctttttttttgcttttctcctctCCCCCCCTCCCTCTCTCCCGCCACCCCCTTCCTCCcctctcccccgccacccccaaACTTTTCCACCATTCCTTTCCTTTCCCCTCTGCCTGCCACTCCCTAGGCCCGccacaccctctccccctttcctcccctcttttctctccctctccctctccctcatACTCCGACACCCGAGGAAGGCCGGCAGCTgtgcattatttttttttttgctttttctctccctctctcccctCTCCTCTTCCCCTCTCCCTCCTCCGCCACCCTCCCCCTCTCTGCTCTGCGATCTGGGACCAGACCGAGACCAGATCGCAGCCCTCTCCCCCTTTGCAATCTGGTCACACGACCAGATCGCACCTAGCAGGAGGGggagggtggcgggggagggagaggggaagAGGGGAGGCGAGAGGGTGAGGGTGAGGgactcaaaaaaattttttgaggttacCGGCGCCGGGagaggtggtggaggtggtggctggtgtggtgggttgggtgggggaggaagaaaagtttttggaaaattttttgtgtatagatttttgaagtgtgtagatAAAAAACTTTGggaagttttttggggttcctgtagcaaaagttgttaaaaaactagtagctaaaaaacttggtaaaaaactaggGTGCCAAACAGGCCCTTTATATGCAGACCGCCAAAAAAAATGTTACTTATCTCTAATTTGTGCACAAAAAATTGTAATGGAATTATATCACTTGTAGTTGtatttttttataagaaaagaaagtaatGGAATTATATCGAACCGCCAAAAAAATGTAATGGAATTATATCAGttgtatttgtatttttttaataagaaaagaaattaatttATAAATGAAGAGCAGCTTAGCAAAAGTAATTTTATTTGTCGTTTTATATGCGAACCCTCAAAAAAATGTAAGTTACTTATCTCCAATTCGCACACACGGAAAAGTAATAGAATTATATCACttgtatttgtattttttataagaaaagaaagtaatttATAAATGATAAGCAGCTTAACAAAAgtaattttattttgtattataCTATTAGTCAAAACTTTActcaaagaagaaaaaggctATTATAACAAATTGTAAAAGTGGGGTTACTTTCAATATTTTCATCACAACACTTTAATTGGTAAGACGTTTCGCCTGTAACTTTCATGTCACTATTGATTCTCAATTTGTAAATATGATGTTgaatttttaatctcttttttttttgttaatccaacttataattgtttttttttctaagagtcactttttgatttttttaaattttttgaaaacagCCTCCTTATGATTTTTGGTCACATTGTATGGATTTTCAACCTAATTACGCCGCTGTAAACATTTGCAGTCTGAATTCACTTTGTAAAATTTGCAGCCAATGCTTAAAATATGGACACACTGCACATAGTGTTGCATGGCTCCGATAGAAGCATATGTGTAACTTTCTTCTAGTTAATAAACTTTCAATAATTCAAATGCAAATTAGGGAGACCGCTAATCAAGATTTTGTAAAACTTTCAAGCACGAATTATGCTATTTGCTTCTTTAGTGGATTTGTAATTAGGTGAACAATGGAGATTCAATGTTTGAGACCCTGGCTATTCTGATGAAAGGGGTTGGAGAGATTCATCAAGAAGGAATTCCCCCTTGCGGAACTATTATGGGCATGCAGCCAAGAAGGCACCGTGAACTTGAAGCTCAGGGGCAGGATTCAACAAACGGTGGTTGAGAAAGGAAATTTGGTAGAAAAAAGAATCATGTCCCTGTCAATTATCTTcgaatttgaacttgaaaatatatatatatatatatgggtaaAGCCAAATTAAAACTGTTAAATATCAAGCCTTTCATTCTCTAacattttattgttttttttggtcccaacctaTAAATTTGTGCGTTACGAAAGGAAAAGGAGTTGTTGATGTTGCAACCTTTTTGAGTGATTTCATTTATGTTTATGTACGAACATAAATGAAATCAAACTATCATTCCTCGCTACACAAAGCAAACCTCTCAATGTTTCATCTGAATGTTAATGTAGTTCACTGATCTTCAGTCCACTCACATGCAAAGAGAAACTTACAGAGATAGATGAGAAGCTAAATTGTCACGTATCAGATATTGCGTACTATGGTTACATATGGGTACATGCGGAATAATTACATTATCAGATTCACATTCGGTGCATGGTCTTATGTATTTTCGTTACTGATTACTGAATAGCTAGCGACCATATGGCTTCCATTTTGCCGTTTACTTCAGCCTCAAAATGCTTTTTCGCTGCCAGCCAGGGCTTCCCAGTTGTCTGCAGCATCCACCTTATTAATTTGATCTCTTGACAAGAAATAAAAACATTATTGCTTCTGCCATACAACGAAAATCTCCAACATAGGATAGAAAAACACGAAAATGCCAACAAATTAAGAACACTCCTCTACAATATTGAACAGAATAAATCCAGAATTAAGGACCTGCAAAACCGCATGCTACTGTTGCGTACTAATACTTGCACAATATATAGTCCATCATGGAAACAATCAACACTTGAGCTATCAAGCAGCTAAGTACCAATAAGCAGTACATCTCAATGATCTATAAATGTGtagaaatcaatgaatgaatccTGTATCCGCTTTAAGTGATCAGTCTGTATTAGCTAGAAGCAATAAAAGGTCTCAGGAAAGGGAGTGACGAAAATGGCATCGGTGACCATAGGGGCAGATATCCCGAGCAAGAACCATCCGGCAAACCTCAGTCTTGTAACGAGGGTGCCTTATCACCGGACGCAGCTCCATGATCCCATGTGCGAATCGACAGTTTCCAGCAAAAGGGCAACTTCCGGTCTCCTGCCACTTGTTACACAGCTCCGTCTTGGACATCCCTTGATTGTACACCTCGAACTGCGACGcctcttcctctctccctcCCCCTGCTACGTACACCCTTTGCCTAGCCTTCTCCTATTGCAAATTAATTACTGTAATTTATAACCAAAGAGTGATATAATACAGAGTTTTTACTCTCTTATTGTTCCACCGTCTCTTGAGTTTCAAGTTAATGTATCTCAATTCTTACTAATTAAACAAGTACTTGATCTACGTACTATTAAACACGCACAAAAGTGTGGTGCATAAATTCTTAAAAGTAATTAATAAGCCTCCACTGAGTAATGCACATACCGGAAACTTGGATAGTTCGACTTAAGAGTTCTAATAGACTTCTATTATACGGTAACTAATTATCGCCACAAAAAAGTATTCTCATATAAAGGGGGCAATTTTTAAAAGACTACGGAAAACCTGACATTTTAAGCTAATCAGGACAGGACGTAATAAAACAACGACAATCGAATACGTAAAATAATCtttttttataagaaatgtTCTAACCGAATCTGGTAAGGGTGGAGAGTTAACTCGGTTTGGACTCGAGGCCTGAGTCGTCGGAGCTTCATATTTTCCAGCAGATTCGGGTTTAAACTTGAGATAGCCGGCGGAGCGAATGGAAATGCTCTTAGGGAGGGAGACCCGTTCGGCGAGGTGCCGTCGTTGGAAGCGTTTTTGTTGGATGACATCGGGAGCCGGAGCGGGTGAGGCCTCGCGAGAGTATAAGCGCGGCGAGGGAGTAGCGTTTCCACTGATTCTGAGGCGGTTGAAGTCGGAGAGGAGGCAGTTGTGGATGGTGGCTCGGGAGAGGAGACTGAGGCGGTGAACTAAGTCGGCATTTGCGAGGCGGAGAGATTCGTTGTCTTGACCGAGAGCCTGCACTTCTTTGATGGATTCGCGGAGGTTGGCGAGGCAAAATGCATAGCGGTTGTAGAGCTGCTGGTACTCGAGGATGAGGCTGGAGTCAGAATGGCAGCGATCGGGGGTGACTACTTCGTCTGTCATGGTATCGTAGGAGGGAGGAAGAGCTCGAAAATTGAGAGATAAGTGCGGAGTACCGGTTTAACGGTGATGTGGTGGCGATGGCGGAGGAGGGCGTGTATTTGCTTGGCGGCGGTGGTGGTCAAGGTTCCGGTGAGGAGGATATGCTAATCTTTCACGAGTAGAGTAGCGTTGGGATTGGGCATGGGATGTAGGGGAAAACACTATACAGCTTTAAGGAAGTAGTAATGATCTGGGGTTATGAAGGAGTGAGAGGATGCAGCAATCACATCCATGGGTTTGGAAACTCCGGATTCATTTCATATGGTTGGTGAAATTCTCTGGACATTGCTTGGGTGGGAAGAATttaaaccaaacaaaaaaacaaaagtgagGGAAGTAGTAGTTTGGCTGGCTGGCGGGCGGGGAAATTAGGTTCACAACACAAGGAGAACGACGAAGAGGGGACCGGTTGCTCACTGGCTGAGGTGGGTCCCCGACCGTTAAGGCCCCCTGATCCTCGTCCCTACTTCCTTCCCAATTCCCAGTCCTAACcatttttctcactaaaataaAGAAGTTTCTTTTCTATGCACTgagtagaggtgtcaaaatgggtcaCTTGGACGGGTTTgagttgggtaaaatgggtaatgggtataagtgagtcaacctatttatacccatttaattaaattggtataaatgggtaagtcaaaaaatgaattgggtaacccaattacccatttataacccatttattttaactttttgtaaactcatttaaattcatttttacaaactaagttatcaatttataccactctttgcacccatcattagttttaaatatttacttataatgttcaataagtctaattatcaattttttttcctatcCGTACTCTATAtcacaaaattacatactatttaataattaaataataagaatataaaaatttgaataaagtactataaaaattaacataacaacttaatccaaaaaatttgaacccctaatattttttttcatgtgtaaatttaaattttcattttggaaaggtaggaaaagaggctaaaacttatcataaattggtaatgctaaaaaatgaataagttaacaaattaagagaaaataaaattataaaataaaaccaacaaataataataataatgaaacaaaagtagttaagatcataacaaaatgaaaaatttggaaaaaaaaaaggtgggggaAGAGAGGAGATTTGGGGAAAAACAATTCTAaatgggtttgatgggttacccaataatgaaatgggtattattggataacccatttatacccatatacaaaaacttaagatacccatacccatatattcatgggcgggtatgggtaaatttaatAAAATGGGTTGATTTGTCACCTATAGTACTGAGTTAACACTGAGGCTTTTAGCCTTTTctgaccatttttttttccaaaaaaaaaaaaaaatctttaaaaagaaaaaaaaattaagtggaTTTGGATTATTTGATACAGTGTAATATTTGTCTGGAAATAGGCAATGAAGTGGATTACATCAGAATGccgattatgtgttatgtgcatgAATAATTGTTCGATATAGATTGCTTAAGATGAAAGAAGGAGGAGGGTGGTGTGATATGCAAGAATACACTACTATGTATGTCAGTGAAGTggaatgatgatgatgagttGAGTTGGATTAAGAATAACTTAACTAATGGTTTCATGGGAAATAAGTAATTAATAAAGTCTCTCTAATCATTTCAGCAGAGAGGGATGTAGAGAGTCGTTGCTTCCTTATCACTTCTTTAACTAACTCACTCGAGGCTAGCTGTGCAGTCTTGTTCCACTGTTTACAATTTCATCCCACGGATTTAATATTGATCATAAGGCAACCAGTTTTGAAAACTTAATCGATGGGAGTCCTGTACACCAGCCTGCTACCCTATCAATCATTCTGATGCGTCCTAACAAAAGGTTATTTCGATGACTAACAAGATTCTTGCTGTGTGTGGAGATCGTAATTTCCAAAGTTTGGTGGCGAGATCAAATCCCCTCTGATAAACATTTAGATTCTTCTATCACTTTACAACtgtaattaattaatttggggattcaCATCTGGCAGCTACTCTTTATGATTTTGATTGCAGTCAGGCAAATTAAGGAACATCACATCCTACAGCCACTATATGAGAATGCCCGCTGCCTGCAAATGCATTTGATCCATCATTGGATGCATGCAGGGCGTAATTAAGCCAAGCATCCTTAATTTTAATCAACTTCTTCTTCATGGTGAGCATCCTTGGAAGTTCTCTACTACTGATCgatgatggtttattcaaattTCCCCACTTGGTTACTGCTTTATTCGATCATTTGTTAATTATTATGACATAGAAATTAGCATCGAGT
This window encodes:
- the LOC113701983 gene encoding zinc finger CCCH domain-containing protein 15-like: MTDEVVTPDRCHSDSSLILEYQQLYNRYAFCLANLRESIKEVQALGQDNESLRLANADLVHRLSLLSRATIHNCLLSDFNRLRISGNATPSPRLYSREASPAPAPDVIQQKRFQRRHLAERVSLPKSISIRSAGYLKFKPESAGKYEAPTTQASSPNRVNSPPLPDSEKARQRVYVAGGGREEEASQFEVYNQGMSKTELCNKWQETGSCPFAGNCRFAHGIMELRPVIRHPRYKTEVCRMVLARDICPYGHRCHFRHSLS